From the genome of Medicago truncatula cultivar Jemalong A17 chromosome 2, MtrunA17r5.0-ANR, whole genome shotgun sequence:
AGTTCCTCCACATTTGTGTACAATTCAATCGTCCATGCCTGAGGATAGTTATTCATAGTGACTCTATGTAGGAAAATGGTAGCTGCAAATTTTCACTTTTCCTGTAAACTTTAGTATATATAGCTAGACTTCTTCAACCCAGAGAACCGGGAAAAATAATCCAAAACATCTAACAAAAAAACCACATAATAACACTGACAATTTCTTAATTGGTCATAGACCGATGAAATGACACTTGTTATCAAATTAGATATCAATGGCTAACTGTCTTCCTAACTCAAAATTTACCTAGAATACATTGTCTGATAGAAAAATGAGTACACCATCACCCACATGTGATTGCGTTTACAATATTGAAGTAAGATGAAATTCAGACCGACACATTATATATATACTGTATACTGTACTGTATTCTAGCAAGTCCCAAAGATAAGATCATGAACataaattacaaagaaaatactaGGAATTATATGAATATATCAGAATCACAAATTTGTTCAATAATTCTCACACTCAATGCTGTGACTGGATTTAGATATTCACTCACAGAGCatgtaataaattaaaatgtggATAAATTATATCGAATATCTACTATAATCGCAGTTTTATAATGAAGTTTGGGCAAGTCTTACTTGGGCACAAAGAAGTAACTATCATAATCACAATTTACAAtgaagtttaatattttttatgaaaagagaCAAATGtaatgaattttaattattCCATAACAAGTTTAACTTCGGTATAAATTTTCCATTTCAGATTCACGCGATGATCATATATAATAGTAATGAACTTATGTTGTGATTCTAAAATCGTATATAATAGTAATGAACTTTTGTAAAATGCCCTAGCTATGGAGTTTTGTGAATGTTGTGAATGTTCTGTGAGTCTAAAATCGTAGCAACAAGTAACACAACATTCACAAAACAACAGTCGGGATAAAAATCCAGCTAAATTTCAACTCAAATTTCACACTATCCAGGACCTTCGTATCAATTTTCCACTTAACAACAATCAGGATAAAAATTCAACTAAATTTCAGCTCAAGATTATAAAGGAAACCATAAAAAATCCACAACAAGcagcataatttaaacaattcaaTGAAAAATCCAAACTTCACTGAAGTTACAAACTCAAAAACAATCAtgtatcattcattcatacccacaataacaaatcaataaaaaaacacatttctGTAATTTCCACCCTAATTGAACTCAAGGTAAGGTAATTCACATTTCACAACTTATAATAATGTACGATTTAAATACCgatttgataagaaaacatGTGATATAATCGGTCAATTTTTACACAGAATATTCATAATGATaacaataaacaaaatcaaaaaggaaattaaatttaatcatacttCTCTCTCCAAGAgtaaacaagaaagaaaaccCACGAAAGCGCCAAAAGCACATCACCAACAGTTTGCCTCAACCAATCCCAAGCAAGATCTTCAACTTTCCGTTCAAAGTAAATCCTCCAAAGAGCCATAAACACATGCAACAAAAAACACCCTTTTGCAAAGAAATGCTGAAAATCACGATCTTTCACAAACGAAACCATGAAGAGAAGGAATCCAATAGCAACAAGGAGTAAACCGGAGAAGGAATCGGAGGTTTTGATGAGAAGTTGATCGTGAGGAGTGGATCCGAGAAGCTTTGTGGCTGTTTGAACGCCGTGGCCGAAGGTGTAAACTTCTTTCATGTAGAACATCATGAGTGCGCCGGAGGTGATTGCGATTATGGAGTGGAGAATGCAGATGACGAAGAACGCCGATGATGATGACATTGATCGGAAAATTGATTCGCCGATGAAGATTCGATTTTTTAGGGAGGAGACATTGGAAAATGGAATCTGTAAAACCCTAATTCTCTTTCAGCTCACGAAATAGGGAAAATTGTTACTATTAATGTTGATTGATagtagaaagtttttttttttttttagggataataTAGTAGAAagttttatttagttttttttttttttttgataaatttagttttttttcttaaaaatcttgttaacgagtaaagacttcaattttcaatgcaataaatacacaaattttcGTAAAATCTTACCATTTTTTGTGCTTAAAAATGCTCgagacacttgttaacatttctctttttttaatctatatacATCATCCATATAAAGTTATTTTACGTATGTATTTAATGATGTGTCATTGGATATTGCCTTAAAAACTAAATCGTGGATTCAACATGTCGTCAATGTGAAGAttcttttgctattttttttaaagagtcaATGTGAAGATTCTATAAATATCTTTGTAAAcgattttggtgttttttatcTTACAAATGACGAGTTTCTAGTAATTTAGAATTCAGTTGAGAggtaaataaaatgtgacaAAAGATTGTTCTATATATGAATCACATTTAAATTATTCCAAACAATTCATCATGTAGTGGAGATCGATAACTTCTGGAGGGTTAAGTATTTGGTTCCTTTCAATTGATGGGATAAcatattattaagaaaaatgatatttatataatgattttgtgacaatttttagaCAACTATCTTGTAGttgggaacttctatggtacactcacaattttgagtgtaccggtactcttgtttcataaaatatataaattaaagatcactttaatgaaataaaaaagtatttgtcaatatttatattttagaaaacatcatttcataagaaaaaccatcatttcattatttataaggatcatattacaaaatttacattttgtcataaaaaataatcaatattcattgttatgagtaataaaaattcttaaaaattaaattttatttcgtcgaaacttttggtatataaaatttaattatcttagttgtcaatgatagaaaataattatttttcttcaaaaaaacaactcatttattattaattttacaacTTGGTAtaccgatacacccaaatttattaggtgtaccatagaatttgccctTGTAGTTACATAATGTCTCCCTCTTTTGCTTTTCAACTATTGCCACTAGCTTGTAATTGTTTGACAATAAGAAGAGTGAAAAGAAAAGTTATTATTCTAAAAAGATATCGCAAATAGTTTTAATCATATATCATTTccctattattattttttgaaagttaggtataaaacaatttatttattttatatcacggtgtatataaattatttattttatttattgttttataatGAGAAAGATTCGGAAATGAAGAAGATTCTAAAGTTGGAAGATAAGGATCCAGTGGGACCTGGTGGAATGAAATAGTCCACGTGGAAAAAGGTGGTAGTGCCGTGAAGAGTAATTCTCGGTGGAAATTGGATAGTTCGAATATCTGGTTGTCATGGACGTCGGCAAGGACAATGAAATGATGAGAATAGCAGTAATTCtagtttttgttgtttgtgatgCCATAAATACTTCagtgaaaattcaatttctCCTTCCAAATTGTGAGTCTAAGatcatctctatttttttcaCTAAAGTTTTCAGTttagaatataaatataatgtgATATTTGGTGGGAGTCAGATCAATTATTTAATGTTAAGATAAGATGTATAGTCGTTATTATATGTATTTGGAAGATTGACCTCTCTCTTTTCAACAAAGCGAccataattttctctttttaagtTTTCTCTTACAATTTCTTTAttgaggggtggttttgggtcaatttttgacctaaaatcattcctcttcatctttttctctctatttcaatataaataagtgattttcacatagatcttgattttttctttgtgatttcatcgtctaagtgtggtggtttgttgttcgttGTCTTGtacggcgttgtttgatttctcgTCTTTGTGTGGTGTTcgtttgattcatattgaaagatcgattattcaatcaaagatttgagcGTCAACGTTGTAGATCCAGAGGCCATAGATATTCcgatcactttaattttttcatatatttttgtaggcattacgccgttatatgctattagtTTGGATGATGTAAGTTTGTttacagattcatcctttacgtttttagtgGTGTtaaatgatgtaatctctcgatttgaataaatgaatatcattttgtttttgtcaaaaaaaaaaaaaatgtatttgaaaGATTATTTATTTGAGGGTACATTTTTAAAGTCTTCTTCTTAACATCAAATTGATTAAAGtcgagtttttcaacataaaatcttccaaaaccaaattttttcaaaactaaatcttatatatattgtattgaaaattatgttGTCAATCCCTTAAAAGTCAATGAagtatcttttttaatttaaaattttctctttatgattttcttaactagtgccccgaaGACACCGATTAACATAactaatatcataaattatgGATCACAAATTGATATAACCAATACAAAAATTGACTTTAATGCCAGCCTGGCTCATTTAGATACGGAACTTGGAAACAAAAACCAAACGGGAAACAATTTTTAACGTGAATAACACGTTTCCTTATAATAATGCAGTGAAATTGCAAGCATCTATATTTTTCCTTGTAATAATGGAACACCAAAATGAGTTACCGTATGCTTAGAATTTTTGGCCACAGGTAGCAACCATTACCataattattgaaaattttactttatatatatatacaacaaaaaaatcaacaaagatgGACAATTGCAC
Proteins encoded in this window:
- the LOC11441804 gene encoding uncharacterized protein, with translation MSSSSAFFVICILHSIIAITSGALMMFYMKEVYTFGHGVQTATKLLGSTPHDQLLIKTSDSFSGLLLVAIGFLLFMVSFVKDRDFQHFFAKGCFLLHVFMALWRIYFERKVEDLAWDWLRQTVGDVLLALSWVFFLVYSWREKYD